In one window of Candidatus Schekmanbacteria bacterium DNA:
- a CDS encoding anti-sigma factor antagonist encodes MAEIKNVIKKSIHGQYLILWIDEAIANEVVESLRQAVMNAFDEGYDKIVLEMNSVNFIESKGLEVILDLIEESQKRGAALKIANPSHICEDIFRTTRLATQLDIYSDIESAKRSFI; translated from the coding sequence ATGGCGGAAATTAAAAATGTAATCAAGAAAAGTATTCATGGCCAATATCTTATTCTCTGGATAGATGAGGCTATAGCAAATGAAGTTGTTGAAAGTTTGAGACAAGCAGTTATGAATGCTTTTGATGAAGGTTATGACAAAATTGTTCTTGAAATGAATTCTGTTAATTTCATTGAAAGCAAAGGTCTGGAAGTGATTCTTGATTTGATTGAAGAGAGCCAAAAAAGAGGAGCTGCACTCAAGATAGCAAATCCTAGTCATATCTGTGAAGATATTTTTCGTACAACAAGGTTGGCTACTCAGCTTGATATTTATTCTGATATAGAAAGTGCAAAACGGAGTTTCATATGA